The DNA segment GGTCGGCGGCCGCGCTCCGGCTCTTCGAGCGCGGCGACGACGCCGCGGTCGAACGCGCCAATGAACTCTTCCGGTTCACGCCCCGCGTCGCCGACGGGGTCGCGCTCGCCGGGCGCGCGACCGCGATGATGGACTCCTCGGACGGCCTCGCCCGGTCGCTCCACCAGCTCGCGGAGGCGAGCGAGGTCGGCTTCGCGCTCGACCGCGACCGTCTCTCCGTCCACCCCGCTGTCGAGGACGTGGCGGAGGACTCGACCGACCGGTTCGAGCTCGCCGCGCACTTCGGCGAGGACTTCGAGCTCGTCTGCGCGGTGCCCGAAGGCGACCTCGACGCGGCCCGCGAGAACTGCCCGTCCGGGCTCACACGCGTGGGCACCGTCGTCGACGCCGCCGACGGGGTGACCGCCGACGGCGACCCCCTCCCTGACCGCGGCTACACGCACGGGTAGGTCGGACGGACGGGCGAGGAGACGGGCCGGGCGCGCGAACCGCCGGACCTTATGAGCTCGGCCCCGTCGCCCCGACCATGCCGACCGAGACGGAGCGGATGCTGTCCGGAGAGGCCTACGACTCGAGCGATCCGACGCTCGTCGCCGACCGCGAGCGCGCCCGCGACCTCGCCCGCCGCTACAACGCGACGAGCGAGGCCGAGCGGGATCGGCGCGAGCGGCTCCTCCGCGAACTGTTCGACGCGGTCGGAGAGGGCCCGACCGTCCAGCCTCCGTTCCGGTGCGACTACGGCTACAACGTCGCCGTCGGCGACGACTTCTTCGCGAACTACGGCTGCGTCTTCCTCGACTCGAATCCGATCGCCTTCGGTGACCGCTGTCTGCTCGGCCCGGGCGTTCACGTCTACACCCCGACGCACCCGCTCGACCCCGAGGAGCGCGCGACCGGCCGCGAGCGCGCGGAGCCGGTGACCGTCGGCGACGACGTCTGGATCGGCGGGCGCGCCGTGCTCAACCCCGGCGTGACCGTGGGCGACGGCGCGGTGATCGCCTCGGGCGCGGTCGTCGCGGAAGACGTCCCGGCGCGGACCGTGGTCGGCGGGAACCCGGCGCGAGTGATCCGGGAGATCGAGTGAGAGCGGAGGAGGGAAGCCCTACGCCAGCGCGTCGGCGAGGACGGGGGCGACGCTGACGACGCTGCAGCCGCGCTCGATGGTGTCGCTGCCGACGATGCGATCGACGCCGGCGCCGCGCAGCTTCGTCACGGCGTTGGCGGCGAGCATGGGGTGGACGCAGGCCGCGAGCACCGTCGCCGCGCCGCGGTCGTTCAGCACGGCCACCGACTCGCTCATCGTCGACCCGGTGGCGACGATGTCGTCGACGACGACCACGTCCCGCCCCCCGACCGCGGCGTCCGACGGCGACACCGCGACGGCGCCCGTCTCACGGTCGCGGTGCTTCTCGAAGTAGTCCGTCTCGCCGGCGCCGTACGCGTCCCGGACCGTCTCGGCGATGCCGACCGCGCCCTCGTCCGGCGCGAGGAACAGCGGCTCTGAGAGGCCGGTCGGCAGGGGATCGGCGAGGACGCCCGCCGCGTCGACCGTCTCGACGGCGACGTCGTAGAAGTCGGCGACGCCCGACTCGTGAGGGTTGACGAGGACGACGCGGTCGGTCCCGGTGGAGACCGCCCGCGCCATCGCCCGGGCGGAGACGGGCTCGCCGTCGCCGAACGACTGGTCCTGCCGGGCGTACCCCATGTACGGGAGGACGGTCGTCACGCGCTCGGCGCCGGCCTCGCGGACGGCGTCCTGCAGCTGGAGCAGTTCGACCCACGCCCGGTCGGAGTCGGTCGTCGCGACGACGACCGCCTCCTCGCCGTCGAAGTCGGGCACCGCCGCGAGCGTCTCCCCGTCCGGGAACCGGTCGTACGTCGGCGTCGCCAGCGGCCGGCCCGTCTCCTCGGCGAGCGCGGCCGCGAGCAGCTGTGAGCTGGATCCGGGAACGATCATGGGCGTCCGTTCCCCGGACACCGGTAAACCAGTTTCCTTACTCCGGCGGGGAGCGGCCGCCGAGAGCGGCTGTCACCGAACCGCCGTCGCGAGCCCCACGCGAGCGTGTGACGCACCGCGGCCACAGGGGCGGATATTTACGCGAGCGGCGGATACGACGCCGTAATGACCGAAACAGGAGACCGAGTCGGTCTCGCCTGCCCGTCGTGTTCGCCGGGCGAGGAGACCGTCCACGAAGTGTTACGCCCCGGCGGGCAGGCGACCGTCCGCTGCACCGACTGCGATCACACGTACAAGACCGAGATCCCGGAGGAGGAGACCGTCGGGCTGAAGATCGTCGTCTCGCAGGACGGCGAGTCGTTCACCACCCGGATGGACGTCCCCGCGGACACCTACGTCGGGACCGGCGAGGAGTTCGTCGTCGACACCCCCGACGCGCTGATGCAGGTTCGGGTGACCGGGATCGAGGTCGGCCCGGAGCAGCGCGTCGAGGAGGCCGACGTCGAGGACGTGGAGACGCTGTGGACCCGCGCGGTCGACAACGTCTCCGTCCCGGTGACGCTCCACCCGAAGGACGGGAACGCCGACGAGACGCGCTCGATCCGCGTGAACGTCCCCGGCGACTACGAGTTCACCGTCGGCGAGACGGTGGAGTTCGGCGACGAGGAGTTCGTCGTCGAGGGCGTCCAGATCCGCGAGGACGCCCCCGAGTACCGCCACGAGAAGCTGGACCACGACGGCGACTTCGCCTACGCGAAGGACTGCAAGCGGGTGTACGGCCGCGACGAGAGCCTGACGGCGTGGTCGGCCTGGTAGGGGGCGTCGCGAGGGGCGGAGAGGGCGACCGCTCTCCGGCGAAGCGCTTCGAAAAAACGGTGGCACCGATGGGGGTGACCCACATCGAACACCGTCTGTGAGTGCGACCGCGGCGTGGTCGGTGCGGCGTTAGATGACGCGGTTCTGCAGGTAGTCGAGGTGTTTCGCGTTGTAAACGATCTTGACCTCGTCGGTCGCCGGGCTCCCGATGCAGGTGAGACGGACGTTCTTCTCTTCGACCTCCTCGTCGGAGAGGATCTGCTGCATGTCCATCTCGATGTCGCCCTCCTTCACGATGGAGGCGCAGTTCGCACAGGCGCCGGCGCGGCACGAGAAGGGCCAGTCGTAGCCCTGCGCCTCGGCCGATTCGAGGATGTATTCGCCTTGGTTCACTTCGAGGGTGCCGTAGTCCTCGGCGTCGAGGTCGGCGTCGGCGGCCTCCTCGAACAGGTTGTCGTCGTCCATCGACCAGCCGTGGTCGTCGAGCACTTCGTAGTTGAGGTATTCTACTGTGGGCATCACCCGACGATTTAACGCCCTCCTCATTAGGCTTTGCTGTTCCCCACGTCTCGGCGTCCGATCGATCGACCGATCGAAGCCGATCGGGACCGAACGCGAGGCGATCGACGGCCGAACACGTTTCGCTCGCGCCGCGCGCGGGTCCTGACAACTCGTTATCACGACTGATACGTCGTGGGTAACAGTAAATAGCGAACGGCGCCTACGACTGTCCGATGGGAGAGTCCGTCGTCGCCGACTTCGTCGGTCGCGTCCACGCCCCGGACGTCGGGAGCGACGAACCGGTGACGGGGCGCGTGCTCCTGAGCGGACGCCGGCTGGTGCTCGCGACGGACGACGGGAAGACGACCGTCCCGCTCGCCGGCGTCTTCGACGTGGTCGTCGGCACGGTCCCCGGCGACCTCCGGTCGTTTTTCAGCGACAGCGTCACCCTCGCGTACGAGCGCGGGAGCGAGCGGCGCACGGTCCTCGTCGAGGGCGAGCCGGAGGACATGGACCGGTTCACCCGCCTGCTGTTCAAGGCCCTGTTGCGCGACGTGATGGTCACCGTCCGGCACCCCGCGAAGGTGGGCGGGCGCGTCACGGACGCCTCGGACCACGCGGCGTCGGTCGCGCTCTCGTCCGGTGCGATCCGCTTCGTCGACTGTCCCGATCCGTTCGAGGTCGACCTCTCCGCCGTGATCGACTACGAGCGGACCGACCGGACACTCGCGGGGACGCAGCGGCCCGCGCTCGTGTTCCGTCACGTGGTCGACTCCCAGACGGTCACGTCGATCGCGACCGTTCCGAACGAGCGCACGCTGAACGTGCTCGGCCGGTACCTCAAGCTGGAGTACGACGACGCGATGGAGGAGCTCGAGTCGTTCGACCCGACCGAGGAGCAGCTGGAGATCCTCGTGTCGATCTACTCGGCCGGCGGCGAGGCGGACATCGCCGACGTCGTCACGGGCGACGTCACGCAGACGTCGATGATCCTCGACACGCTCCGCGAGGAGGGACTCGTCGTCGACGGCGAGTCGGGCGCGGCGCTCACGCGCAAGGGGCAGATGATCGTCACCTCGTACCTGGAGTCGGTCAACGCCTGACCGGGCGATCTCGGGGGAAGTTTCAAGCTCGTGCGGACGAAGGGTGTTCACATGCCAGACGACCGCCACGGGCGTTCGACGCGGCTCGACGCCGCGGCCCGCGAGCGGGGGCTCGACGCGCCGGCGGACGACCGCCGCAACGGAGGGCCGCCCGACGACGCGGGACCGCGGACCGCGCGGGTGCCGGAGCCGCACGTCCACGACACCTTCTCGGTCGACGGGATCGACACGAAGCGACGCGAGGGGCTGCTGGAGGCCGTTCTCCTCGACCGCGACGGCGTCAGCGCCGCCTCGGCGACGAAGCGGAACGGGACGGTCGGGGTCCACCACGACCCCGACGTCTCCCGCGAGGAGCTCAGAGCGGAGCTCGAGGCCTGCGGGCTCGTGGTCGCACCGGGCGACGCGGCGTTCGAGGTGCGGCGCGCCGCGCAGTTCGACTCCGCGCGCGTCGCCGTCGCCGTCCTCTTCGGGCTGATGGTGGCGACACCCTACATCGCCGTCCTCTACCCCACGCGGGTCGAGTGGCTGTTCTACGACCCGGTGACGGTGCAGTACCTCCAGTCGATCCTCGACTCGAACGTGGCGACGCACTTCTTCGTCAACCTCGGCTCGCTGTCGGGGATCGCGTTCCTCGTCGCCTGCGGCCCGATGATCAAGCGGTCGCTCTCCGCGGCGGCCGCGGGGGAGGTGACGAACGAGAGCGTCTTCGTGGCGGGCGTCGTCGCCCTCTTCGGCTACAGCACGCTCGCCGCGTTCACGGCGTTCGAGGGCGCCGTCCACTACGACCTCGTCGCGTACGCGGTCGTCGGCGTCACCCTCTGGAACCACTTCGGCGTCGGCGAGACGACACCCGACACCGCGGGCGTCGCGGATCCGACCGCCGACGGGAGCGGGACCGCCGACGCCGCGACCGAGGCCGACGAGGAGCCGGTCGCGATGACCGACGGCGGTCGGTAGTCGCCGGCGGTCGCACCGCGCGTTACCTTTTAGCTGAGCTCGCCAGTTCGGACGCGCCGAGCGCCCAGCACGGCTCTCCGTCGACCGCTCAGTACAGCTCTCGGTCGAGCGGCTCGACGCCCGCGATCGTCACCTCGTCGCCGACCGCGAGGGACGACCCCCACCACTCCTCCGGGACGACGGTGTTCACCATGAGCCGGAAGTCGTGGTCGAAGCGGTCGCTCTCGGTCCAGTCTGGAAGGGTCTCTCGCCGCTTTCGCACGAACCGCTCGCGGAACCCCTCGATCGCCTCGCCCGTGTCCGGGTTCCGGGACGGGACGACGCAACGCTGGCAGGGGTTGACCCCCAGCAGCTCGGCGTCGCCCGCGGCGAACCGCACGGCCTCCCCGCGGTCGGCGAACAGCCGGTCCTCCCAGAACGCGGGACAGTCGTCGATGACGACGCTGGGGCGGAGCCGCCGGCGCATCTCCGTCGCGTCCGCGACCGCGTCGAACCAGCCCGCGACGGTCTCGAGGGTCGCGCGCGAGACCACCGTCGGGCCGCGGGCCGTCCGGTCGTCGGGGAGTCCGCCGTCGGGCTCGCACACTAGGTCGACGGCGTAGCCGAGGTAGTCGCCGACCCACGCTTCCAGCGCGTCGCCGTCGTCGGGGAGCGCGAAGATCCGCTCGCCCGCGGCGGTCCCCGTCTCGGGCCGCGCCGGCCGCGAGAGGGTCACCGCGGTCGGCGTCGCGTCGGTCGGACCCGCCAGCTCGTAGCTCGCGCGGAGCCCGTGGACCGCGGGCTCGCGCTTCCCGTTGACGTAGCCCCCGCTCCCGCCGACGGAGGCCTCGTGGGGGTCGACGCCGGCCTCGACGAGCGCGTACGTGCGGTCGCCGCGGAGGGCGCCCGCGGCCCCGAGTTCGGCGCGGTCGAGGGCGACGCCGTCGTTCGACTTCAGCGGGTAGGCGACGAGTTCCGCGATGCGTGCCATGCCCCGCGTTCGACGGGGGGAGAGAAAAGCGATCGGCCGATTGCGACGGCGGCGCTACTCCTCGTCGCTCGCGTCGGCGTCGTCCGCGCCGTCAGCGTCGGTTCCGTCGTCCGCGCCGTCAGCGTCGGTTCCGTCGTCCGCGCCGTCAGCGTCGGTCCCGTCGTCCTCCTCGTCGCCACCGAGCCCGGCCGCCTCGAACGCCTCGGCGACCTCGTCGGCGGGGACGGTCCGGTAGCCGTCGGCCTCGGTGATCGTCGCGACGGCGACGTCGTCGGGCTCGAACTCGTCCTCGTGGGCCGCGAGCGCGGCGAGGCCGAGCTCGACGCCGGCGGTCAGCGAGAGGTCGTCGCTCCACTCCTCCTCGAGGTGTCCCTGGATGTCCTGTCGGCCGCCGCCGATGACGGTCGCCTTCCACTCGTTCGGCGTGCCGGAGGGGTCGGCGGCGAACAGGCGCGGCTCGCCGTCGTCGATGCCGCCGATGAGGAGCGCGGCGCCGTACGGGCGCGTGCCGCCGCGCTGGGTGTTCTCCTGGATGTGGTCGGTGACGAACTTCGTCAGCGTCTCGACGCCGACGGGCTCGCCGTAGCGCAGGCGGTTCCCCTGCGACTGCCGGCGCGCGAGGTCGATCAGCTGTCGCGCGTCCGCGACGTGGCCCGCGCTCGCGGTGCCGAGGTGGTCGTCGAGCTTGTGGAGCTTCTCGATGCTCTCCGCCTCCATCAGCGTCGAGGAGGCGCGGGACATCGCGACGAACACGACGCCCTCCGCGGTGCGGATCCCGACGCTCGGCGCGCCGCGCGAGACCGCCTCGCGGGCGTACTCGACCTGGTAGATGCGCCCGTCGGGCGAGAACAGCGACGTGCCGCGGTCGTACGCCTGCTGGTCGTTGCCGCCCATCATCGCCGATCACCCGCTCTCGCGGTGTCGCTTTGGCTCATTACCCGTCCTTACGCCGGACGGTTGAAAAAGGGTCCGTAACCGGTACGTGTCGGCCGTGACCCGGCTCCCTTTACACGCTCGCGGCCGGCGAGGGCGGCGAGTCGCCGCTCCCGACCCCCGCCTACGACGGATATATGCCGATCGCTCCCCTAACAGGGTCGACATTGACTCCCACACGAACGACAGCCGCCCTGATGGCCCTCCTCGCGCTGCTCGCGGCCGTCGGCGGGGCCGCGGCGGTGCCCGACGCGCGGATCGCCGTCGACGGGGTCGAGCCGAGCACGAGCGAGCCCGTCGTCGGCGAGCGCACGAGCCTGAACGTCACCCTCTCGAACTCCGGCGGGAGCCCCGCCGCCGCCGACGTGCGGAGCGTCAGGGTCGTCGCCGGCGCGGGCGACGACGCGGAGCCGCTGGACGAGGCGACCGCGGTCGGCTCGCTCTCGCCCGGCGACTCCCTCGACGTGACGCTGTGGACGCGGTTCGACGAGCCCGGCGAGCGACGGCTCACGGTCGAGGTCGTCGCCGAGGAGGAGGCGACCGGCGACGAGGAGGCGGGCGAGGGCGGAACGGTCACCGTGACGCGCGACGTGGTCCTCGACGTCCAGCCGGCCGAGGTGACGCTCGACCTCCGGACCCGCGGGCTCGCCCCGGAGGACCTGCAGAGCGACGACGAGAGCGAGGGCGCCGGCGGCATCGGCGTGAGCGGGATCGAGGGGATCTTCGGCGGCGGTGGCGGCGGGCTCGATACGGGAGAAGACGCCGAAGAGGCCGTGCGGTCGGCCGATTCCCCCGTAGCGGTGACCGTGGTCAACACGGGGACGACGACCGCCGACCGCGTGAGCCTGACCGCGGTCGGTGAGCCGGTCGCGGGCGCTGAGGGGAGCGGGGACGGAACAGACGGGAGCGACGCGGACGGCGGCGGCGACGCGAACGGCGGAGCCGATGACGCCGACGGCGAGGGGTTCGAGGCCGGCCCGTACGTCGTCGAGGACATCGCGCCCGGCGAGGAGCGCGAGGTCCTCGTCGATCTCGGACCGCTCGACCGACGCTCGGCGGTGACGTTCACGGCGGCGTTTCGTTCGGGACTCGACGCGCAGGCGGGCGCCGGCGCGGAGCGGACCGCGACGTCGACGCTCCGATACCCGGCGCACGACGGGGCACCGACGGTCACCGACGCGGTCGTCGAGGCGGCCGGGGACGGCGCGGTCACCGTCGACGCCAACCTCGGCAACGCGGGCGGCGGTGAGCTGGAGGGCGTCGTCGTCTCGGTCGGGGAGGCGCCGGGCGTCGAGCCCACGCCCGCCGGCCGCGAGTACTTCGTCGGCGCGGTCGGCGCCGGCGACTTCGTCGCCTTCGACCTGCGCGCGACCGCGAACGCGTCGGTCGCCGACGAGGTGCCGATCCGGATCGCGTACACCGAGCGCGGCGTGCGGTACGTCGAGACCGAGACGGTGGCGCTCCCCGACCCGGACGGGAGCGACGGCGGGTCGGGTACCGTCGGG comes from the Halorubrum depositum genome and includes:
- a CDS encoding MOSC domain-containing protein translates to MARIAELVAYPLKSNDGVALDRAELGAAGALRGDRTYALVEAGVDPHEASVGGSGGYVNGKREPAVHGLRASYELAGPTDATPTAVTLSRPARPETGTAAGERIFALPDDGDALEAWVGDYLGYAVDLVCEPDGGLPDDRTARGPTVVSRATLETVAGWFDAVADATEMRRRLRPSVVIDDCPAFWEDRLFADRGEAVRFAAGDAELLGVNPCQRCVVPSRNPDTGEAIEGFRERFVRKRRETLPDWTESDRFDHDFRLMVNTVVPEEWWGSSLAVGDEVTIAGVEPLDRELY
- the prs gene encoding ribose-phosphate diphosphokinase; the encoded protein is MIVPGSSSQLLAAALAEETGRPLATPTYDRFPDGETLAAVPDFDGEEAVVVATTDSDRAWVELLQLQDAVREAGAERVTTVLPYMGYARQDQSFGDGEPVSARAMARAVSTGTDRVVLVNPHESGVADFYDVAVETVDAAGVLADPLPTGLSEPLFLAPDEGAVGIAETVRDAYGAGETDYFEKHRDRETGAVAVSPSDAAVGGRDVVVVDDIVATGSTMSESVAVLNDRGAATVLAACVHPMLAANAVTKLRGAGVDRIVGSDTIERGCSVVSVAPVLADALA
- the fer gene encoding ferredoxin Fer, encoding MPTVEYLNYEVLDDHGWSMDDDNLFEEAADADLDAEDYGTLEVNQGEYILESAEAQGYDWPFSCRAGACANCASIVKEGDIEMDMQQILSDEEVEEKNVRLTCIGSPATDEVKIVYNAKHLDYLQNRVI
- the psmA gene encoding archaeal proteasome endopeptidase complex subunit alpha, with the translated sequence MMGGNDQQAYDRGTSLFSPDGRIYQVEYAREAVSRGAPSVGIRTAEGVVFVAMSRASSTLMEAESIEKLHKLDDHLGTASAGHVADARQLIDLARRQSQGNRLRYGEPVGVETLTKFVTDHIQENTQRGGTRPYGAALLIGGIDDGEPRLFAADPSGTPNEWKATVIGGGRQDIQGHLEEEWSDDLSLTAGVELGLAALAAHEDEFEPDDVAVATITEADGYRTVPADEVAEAFEAAGLGGDEEDDGTDADGADDGTDADGADDGTDADGADDADASDEE
- a CDS encoding HVO_0476 family zinc finger protein, translating into MTETGDRVGLACPSCSPGEETVHEVLRPGGQATVRCTDCDHTYKTEIPEEETVGLKIVVSQDGESFTTRMDVPADTYVGTGEEFVVDTPDALMQVRVTGIEVGPEQRVEEADVEDVETLWTRAVDNVSVPVTLHPKDGNADETRSIRVNVPGDYEFTVGETVEFGDEEFVVEGVQIREDAPEYRHEKLDHDGDFAYAKDCKRVYGRDESLTAWSAW
- a CDS encoding CheF family chemotaxis protein — translated: MGESVVADFVGRVHAPDVGSDEPVTGRVLLSGRRLVLATDDGKTTVPLAGVFDVVVGTVPGDLRSFFSDSVTLAYERGSERRTVLVEGEPEDMDRFTRLLFKALLRDVMVTVRHPAKVGGRVTDASDHAASVALSSGAIRFVDCPDPFEVDLSAVIDYERTDRTLAGTQRPALVFRHVVDSQTVTSIATVPNERTLNVLGRYLKLEYDDAMEELESFDPTEEQLEILVSIYSAGGEADIADVVTGDVTQTSMILDTLREEGLVVDGESGAALTRKGQMIVTSYLESVNA
- a CDS encoding sugar O-acetyltransferase codes for the protein MPTETERMLSGEAYDSSDPTLVADRERARDLARRYNATSEAERDRRERLLRELFDAVGEGPTVQPPFRCDYGYNVAVGDDFFANYGCVFLDSNPIAFGDRCLLGPGVHVYTPTHPLDPEERATGRERAEPVTVGDDVWIGGRAVLNPGVTVGDGAVIASGAVVAEDVPARTVVGGNPARVIREIE
- the thiL gene encoding thiamine-phosphate kinase, yielding MNERDALRRLAADLPHAGDDAAVVGDTVITTDMLHERTDFPPGTTRYTAGWRAVGASLSDVGAMGASATAAVAVYADSAFDPDQLDRFVAGAVDVCEAVGAEYVGGDLDDHEEFTTASTAIGDVSDAGPVTRSGAAPGDALCVTGEWGRSAAALRLFERGDDAAVERANELFRFTPRVADGVALAGRATAMMDSSDGLARSLHQLAEASEVGFALDRDRLSVHPAVEDVAEDSTDRFELAAHFGEDFELVCAVPEGDLDAARENCPSGLTRVGTVVDAADGVTADGDPLPDRGYTHG